One region of Pan paniscus chromosome 5, NHGRI_mPanPan1-v2.0_pri, whole genome shotgun sequence genomic DNA includes:
- the COL10A1 gene encoding collagen alpha-1(X) chain, translating to MLPQIPFLLLVSLNLVHGVFYAERYQTPTGIKGPLPNTKTQFFIPYTIKSKGIAVRGEQGIPGPPGPAGPRGHPGPSGPPGKPGYGSPGLQGEPGLPGPPGPSAVGKPGVPGLPGKPGERGPYGPKGDVGPAGLPGPRGPPGPPGIPGPAGISVSGKPGQQGPTGAPGPRGFPGEKGAPGVPGMNGQKGEMGYGAPGRPGERGLPGPQGPTGPPGPPGVGKRGENGVPGQPGIKGDRGFPGEIGPIGPPGPQGPPGERGPEGIGKPGAAGAPGQPGIPGTKGLPGAAGIAGPPGPPGFGKPGLPGLKGERGPAGLPGGPGAKGEQGPAGLPGKPGLTGPPGNMGPQGPKGIPGNHGLPGPEGETGPAGPAGYPGAKGERGSPGSDGKPGYPGEPGLDGPKGNPGLPGPKGDPGVGGPPGLPGPVGPAGAKGMPGHNGEAGPRGAPGIPGTRGPIGPPGIPGFPGSKGDPGSPGPPGPAGIATKGLNGPTGPPGPPGPRGHSGEPGLPGPPGPPGPPGQAVMPEGFIKAGQRPSLSGTPLVSANQGVTGMPVSAFTVILSKAYPAIGTPIPFDKILYNRQQHYDPRTGIFTCRIPGIYYFSYHVHVKGTHVWVGLYKNGTPVMYTYDEYTKGYLDQASGSAIIDLTENDQVWLQLPNAESNGLYSSEYVHSSFSGFLVAPM from the exons ATGCTGCCACAAATACCCTTTTTGCTGCTAGTATCCTTGAACTTGGTTCATGGAGTGTTTTACGCTGAACGATACCAAACGCCCACAGGCATAAAAGGCCCACTACCCAACACCAAGACACAGTTCTTCATTCCCTACACCATAAAGAGTAAAG GTATAGCAGTAAGAGGAGAGCAAGGTATTCCTGGTCCACCAGGCCCTGCTGGACCTCGAGGGCACCCAGGTCCTTCCGGACCACCAGGAAAACCAGGCTACGGAAGTCCTGGACTCCAAGGAGAGCCAGGGTTGCCAGGACCACCGGGACCATCAGCTGTAGGGAAACCAGGTGTGCCAGGACTCCCAGGAAAACCAGGAGAGAGAGGACCATATGGACCAAAAGGAGATGTTGGACCAGCTGGCCTACCAGGACCCCGGGGCCCACCAGGACCACCTGGAATCCCTGGACCGGCTGGAATTTCTGTGTCAGGAAAACCTGGACAACAGGGACCCACAGGAGCCCCAGGACCCAGGGGCTTTCCTGGAGAAAAGGGTGCACCAGGAGTCCCTGGTATGAATGGACAGAAAGGGGAAATGGGATATGGTGCTCCTGGTCGTCCAGGTGAGAGGGGTCTTCCAGGCCCTCAGGGTCCCACGGGACCACCTGGCCCTCCTGGAGTGGGAAAAAGAGGTGAAAATGGGGTTCCAGGACAGCCAGGCATCAAAGGTGATAGAGGTTTTCCGGGAGAAATAGGACCAATTGGCCCACCAGGTCCCCAAGGCCCTCCTGGGGAACGAGGGCCAGAAGGCATTGGAAAGCCAGGAGCTGCTGGAGCCCCAGGCCAGCCAGGGATTCCAGGAACAAAAGGTCTCCCTGGGGCTGCAGGAATAGCTGGGCCCCCAGGGCCTCCTGGCTTTGGGAAACCAGGCTTGCCAGGCCTGAAGGGAGAAAGAGGACCTGCTGGCCTTCCTGGGGGTCCAGGTGCCAAAGGGGAACAAGGGCCAGCAGGTCTTCCTGGGAAGCCAGGTCTGACTGGACCCCCTGGGAATATGGGACCCCAAGGACCAAAAGGCATCCCGGGTAACCATGGTCTTCCAGGCCCTGAAGGTGAGACAGGGCCAGCTGGGCCTGCAGGATACCCTGGGGCTAAGGGTGAAAGGGGTTCCCCTGGGTCAGATGGAAAACCAGGGTACCCAGGAGAACCAGGTCTCGATGGTCCTAAGGGTAACCCAGGGTTACCAGGCCCAAAAGGTGATCCTGGAGTTGGAGGACCTCCTGGTCTCCCAGGCCCTGTGGGCCCAGCAGGAGCAAAGGGAATGCCCGGACACAATGGAGAGGCTGGCCCCAGAGGTGCCCCTGGAATACCAGGTACTAGAGGCCCTATTGGGCCACCAGGCATTCCAGGATTCCCTGGGTCTAAAGGGGATCCAGGAAGTCCCGGTCCTCCTGGCCCAGCTGGCATAGCAACTAAGGGCCTCAATGGACCCACTGGGCCACCAGGGCCTCCAGGTCCAAGAGGCCACTCTGGAGAGCCTGGTCTTCCGGGGccccctgggcctccaggcccACCAGGTCAAGCAGTCATGCCTGAGGGTTTTATAAAGGCAGGCCAAAGGCCCAGTCTTTCTGGGACCCCTCTTGTTAGTGCCAACCAGGGGGTAACAGGAATGCCTGTGTCTGCTTTTACTGTTATTCTCTCCAAAGCTTACCCAGCAATAGGAACTCCCATaccatttgataaaattttgtaTAACAGGCAACAGCATTATGACCCAAGGACTGGAATCTTTACTTGTCGGATACCAGGAATATACTATTTTTCATACCACGTGCATGTGAAAGGGACTCATGTTTGGGTAGGCCTGTATAAGAATGGCACCCCTGTAATGTACACCTATGATGAATACACCAAAGGCTACCTGGATCAGGCTTCAGGGAGTGCCATCATCGATCTCACAGAAAATGACCAGGTGTGGCTCCAGCTTCCCAATGCCGAGTCAAATGGCCTATACTCCTCTGAGTATGTCCACTCCTCTTTCTCAGGATTCCTAGTGGCTCCAATGTGA